One genomic region from Rhinoraja longicauda isolate Sanriku21f chromosome 8, sRhiLon1.1, whole genome shotgun sequence encodes:
- the LOC144596090 gene encoding gamma-crystallin M2-like, translating to MGYQYVLNRGEYPDYQRWMGFNDNIRSCRSYPQYRGGNYRMKIYERPDFGGQMMEFMDDCPSVYDRFRNRDIHSCHVMDGYWIFYEQPNYRGRQYFMRPGEYRKYNDWGGYNSTIGSFRRMRDF from the exons ATGGGGTACCAGTATGTCCTGAACAGGGGGGAGTATCCTGACTACCAGCGCTGGATGGGATTCAACGACAACATCAGGTCCTGCCGCAGTTACCCTCAG TACCGAGGGGGCAACTACAGGATGAAGATTTACGAGAGGCCTGACTTTGGAGGGCAGATGATGGAATTCATGGACGACTGTCCCTCCGTCTACGATCGTTTCCGTAACCGTGACATCCACTCCTGTCACGTGATGGATGGTTACTGGATCTTCTATGAACAGCCCAACTACAGAGGCCGACAGTACTTCATGAGACCCGGAGAGTACAGGAAATACAATGACTGGGGCGGCTACAACTCCACCATCGGGTCCTTCAGGCGCATGAGGGACTTCTAG